The following coding sequences are from one Streptomyces sp. NBC_00654 window:
- a CDS encoding tyrosine-type recombinase/integrase codes for MAASWLRALKSENKSDNTIRIYANAVNSFARFLLDQDAGYRPVADEEGTPGRPAPSELDEVHREHVQAYIAATIARTSPANAHQHFRALKTFFNWLTDEEEIDRTPMRTMKPPTVTENEVPVIPEADLVKLFRACKGKTYADRRDTAILLLFLDTGVRLSELTDRKVVDLDLDLMVLRVLGKKDKWRSVPFGRTAATALDRYLRAAAKHKGKALEEDMWLWWGDRGQKMHRFTIWGVGTMLKRRCAEAEIDPIHPHQFRHTFAHLWKVNGGNEDDLMRITGWSSRQMLSRYASSAGAERARSAHARLSPADRLG; via the coding sequence ATGGCTGCCTCTTGGCTGCGCGCCCTCAAGTCAGAGAACAAGAGTGACAACACCATTCGTATCTACGCGAACGCCGTGAACTCGTTCGCGCGGTTCCTGCTCGACCAGGACGCCGGGTATCGGCCGGTCGCCGACGAGGAAGGAACACCCGGACGGCCCGCGCCGTCCGAACTCGACGAGGTGCACCGCGAGCATGTGCAGGCGTACATCGCCGCCACGATCGCGCGTACGTCGCCGGCGAACGCACACCAGCACTTCCGGGCGCTGAAAACCTTCTTCAACTGGCTCACGGACGAGGAAGAGATCGACCGCACCCCCATGCGGACGATGAAACCGCCGACGGTCACCGAGAACGAGGTGCCCGTCATCCCCGAGGCCGACCTCGTGAAGCTGTTCCGGGCGTGCAAGGGCAAGACGTACGCCGACCGTCGAGACACGGCGATCCTGCTGCTGTTCCTCGACACGGGCGTGCGGCTGTCGGAACTCACCGACCGCAAGGTCGTCGACCTCGACCTCGACCTCATGGTGCTGCGCGTCCTCGGGAAGAAGGACAAATGGCGTTCAGTGCCGTTCGGCCGGACCGCGGCGACCGCCCTCGACCGGTACCTGCGGGCGGCGGCGAAGCACAAGGGCAAGGCGCTCGAAGAGGACATGTGGCTGTGGTGGGGCGACCGCGGGCAGAAGATGCACCGCTTCACCATCTGGGGCGTGGGGACCATGCTCAAGCGGCGGTGCGCCGAGGCGGAGATCGACCCGATCCACCCCCACCAATTCCGGCACACGTTCGCACACTTGTGGAAGGTGAACGGCGGGAACGAGGACGACCTCATGCGCATCACAGGGTGGAGTTCCCGGCAGATGCTGTCCCGATACGCGTCGTCGGCCGGCGCCGAGCGCGCCCGCTCCGCTCACGCTCGTCTCAGCCCGGCCGACCGCCTCGGCTGA
- a CDS encoding DNA cytosine methyltransferase: MIVEGFGGPGGWAVALKRRGARHVGMETDRDACATRAAAGHPTIRCDVTAYPTAPFRDRITGKVDSPVCTPYSRAGKGLGKVDQPVVAQAIDDLAHGRDTRAALRAECADKLSILAAEPMRWHHDLRPEWIVMEQVPDVLPLWQQYVEVLTRWGYSASARVLNAADYGVPQTRRRAVLAASRIREVVWPEPTHYDPARGDWLWGTPWVSMAEALGLPPGVVVNTRGDRPKDERGRAAGGNEFPADGPSNALTGRARSWKLRSGQVWKSRPDQPVERYERAISAPAFTITGSAISCKWVGDGIEERNLSLAEAATLQTFPAGHPFHGTRTSQFRQVGNAIPPLLAEVVFEAAAGPVVDRDGSELRVEVAV, from the coding sequence ATGATCGTCGAGGGATTCGGGGGGCCCGGCGGTTGGGCCGTCGCACTCAAGCGGCGCGGCGCGCGGCACGTCGGTATGGAGACCGACCGCGACGCGTGCGCCACGCGTGCCGCGGCCGGCCACCCGACGATCCGGTGTGACGTGACCGCCTACCCGACCGCCCCGTTCCGCGACCGGATCACGGGCAAGGTCGACTCACCGGTGTGCACGCCGTACTCGCGCGCCGGGAAGGGGCTCGGAAAGGTCGATCAGCCGGTCGTCGCGCAGGCGATTGACGACCTCGCGCACGGCCGGGACACCCGCGCCGCGCTGCGGGCCGAGTGCGCCGACAAGCTGTCGATCCTGGCGGCCGAGCCGATGCGGTGGCATCACGACCTGCGCCCCGAGTGGATCGTGATGGAACAGGTGCCCGACGTGCTGCCGCTGTGGCAGCAGTACGTCGAGGTGCTCACCCGCTGGGGGTACTCGGCGTCGGCGCGCGTGCTGAACGCTGCCGACTACGGCGTGCCGCAGACCCGTCGCCGGGCGGTTCTCGCCGCCTCGCGGATCCGCGAGGTCGTGTGGCCCGAGCCGACGCACTACGACCCGGCACGCGGCGATTGGTTGTGGGGGACGCCGTGGGTGTCGATGGCCGAGGCGCTCGGGCTGCCGCCCGGCGTGGTGGTGAACACCCGCGGTGACCGGCCGAAGGACGAGCGGGGGCGGGCGGCGGGCGGGAACGAGTTCCCGGCCGACGGCCCGAGTAACGCCCTTACTGGCCGGGCCCGTTCCTGGAAACTCCGCTCCGGTCAAGTCTGGAAGTCGCGCCCCGATCAGCCCGTCGAGCGGTACGAACGCGCGATCAGCGCACCCGCTTTCACCATCACCGGGTCGGCGATCAGTTGCAAATGGGTGGGCGACGGCATCGAGGAGCGCAACCTTTCGTTGGCGGAAGCGGCGACTCTCCAGACGTTCCCGGCCGGGCACCCGTTCCACGGAACCCGCACCTCGCAGTTCAGGCAGGTCGGGAACGCGATACCGCCACTGCTCGCCGAGGTCGTGTTCGAGGCCGCGGCCGGCCCGGTAGTCGATCGGGACGGCAGCGAGCTACGCGTCGAGGTCGCGGTATGA
- a CDS encoding DUF2637 domain-containing protein: protein MQRKLIAGVALGAAVIALIGFIGSYAAVRTLAEAKHFGSFALLFPIGLDAGILVLLALDLLLTWLRMPLGLLRQTAWLLTVATIAFNGAAAWPDPIGVGMHAVIPILFVVVVEAARHAIGIAADISAAKHMESVRLSRWLLDPISTFRLWRRMKLWELRSYEQVIALEQERLTERARLRHRYGRRWRSKAPFEEVLALRLTRYGRPLTPVEGALVAEPAPAAPAPAIDYAGGYDPAWDEAAPFDDPEREGAPAIAPAPQGAPELPPPPPAAPAQGAPQRPAPEPEGAPAESTPQNEGAPERPAPDDQGAPQGGAPDSEGAPEDSAPHDEGAPERPADEDETEAPRDEQRPPTRAEVKKKIKALYAELNGRPGEGVIVKLLQSEHALGYPYKSRRHAQKLRDEVEADDPKLLELGSPNVRALTGT from the coding sequence CTGCAGCGCAAGCTCATCGCTGGCGTAGCGCTCGGCGCTGCCGTGATCGCCCTGATCGGGTTCATCGGCTCGTACGCCGCGGTTCGCACCCTCGCGGAAGCGAAGCACTTCGGCTCGTTCGCGCTGCTCTTCCCGATCGGGCTCGACGCCGGGATTCTCGTGCTGCTCGCGCTCGATCTGCTGCTCACATGGCTGCGTATGCCGCTCGGGCTGCTGCGTCAAACCGCGTGGCTGCTGACCGTCGCGACGATCGCGTTCAACGGGGCGGCCGCGTGGCCCGACCCGATCGGCGTCGGCATGCATGCCGTGATCCCGATTCTGTTCGTGGTCGTCGTCGAGGCGGCGCGGCACGCGATCGGCATCGCCGCGGACATCAGCGCCGCGAAGCACATGGAGTCGGTACGCCTGTCGCGGTGGCTGCTCGACCCGATCTCGACGTTCCGTCTGTGGCGGCGCATGAAGCTGTGGGAACTGCGGTCGTACGAGCAGGTGATCGCCCTCGAACAGGAGCGGCTGACCGAGCGGGCTCGGCTGCGGCACCGGTACGGGCGCAGGTGGCGCAGCAAGGCGCCGTTCGAGGAAGTGCTCGCGCTGCGGCTCACCCGGTACGGGCGCCCCCTCACCCCGGTCGAGGGCGCCCTCGTCGCCGAGCCCGCCCCGGCCGCCCCCGCCCCGGCGATCGACTACGCCGGCGGGTACGACCCGGCATGGGATGAGGCCGCCCCGTTCGACGACCCGGAACGGGAGGGCGCCCCGGCGATCGCCCCCGCCCCGCAGGGCGCCCCCGAGCTGCCGCCCCCGCCCCCGGCCGCCCCGGCGCAGGGCGCCCCGCAGCGCCCCGCCCCGGAACCCGAGGGCGCCCCGGCCGAGTCCACCCCGCAGAACGAGGGCGCCCCCGAACGCCCCGCCCCCGACGACCAGGGCGCCCCGCAGGGCGGCGCCCCCGACAGCGAGGGCGCCCCCGAGGATTCCGCCCCGCACGACGAGGGCGCCCCGGAGCGCCCCGCCGACGAGGACGAGACCGAGGCGCCCCGCGACGAGCAGCGGCCGCCGACCCGAGCCGAGGTGAAGAAGAAGATCAAGGCGCTGTACGCCGAGCTGAACGGCCGGCCCGGCGAGGGCGTGATCGTCAAGCTGCTGCAGTCCGAGCACGCGCTCGGCTACCCGTACAAGTCCCGCCGCCACGCGCAGAAGCTGCGCGACGAGGTCGAGGCGGACGACCCGAAGCTGCTCGAACTCGGCTCGCCCAACGTGCGGGCGCTCACCGGCACATGA
- a CDS encoding phiSA1p31-related protein, with amino-acid sequence MTDRNIIGFDVDRNGSAVIVVAVQRDGSYTVRTPGVCKSLAAELLRGIADRLDAEHGPFPCTPAPEQHDRPREDRPADPRGGRLDRDRGVYRDPRGDSWDLSLLWGDEFDREWKWHGSTDRLGEPLLRAEDDGEVQPLGVLRALYGPISPRSGGAA; translated from the coding sequence ATGACCGACCGGAACATCATCGGATTCGACGTCGACCGCAACGGCAGCGCCGTGATCGTGGTCGCGGTGCAGCGCGACGGCTCGTACACCGTGCGCACGCCGGGCGTGTGCAAGTCGCTCGCCGCCGAGCTGCTGCGCGGGATCGCCGACCGGCTCGACGCCGAACACGGCCCGTTCCCCTGCACCCCGGCGCCCGAGCAGCACGACCGGCCGCGCGAGGACCGGCCGGCCGACCCGCGCGGCGGCCGCCTCGACCGCGACCGCGGCGTGTACCGCGACCCCCGCGGGGACTCGTGGGACCTGTCGCTGTTGTGGGGCGACGAGTTCGACCGCGAGTGGAAGTGGCACGGCAGCACTGACCGGCTCGGCGAGCCGCTGCTGCGGGCCGAGGACGACGGCGAGGTGCAGCCGCTCGGCGTGCTGCGCGCCCTGTACGGCCCGATCAGTCCGCGCTCGGGCGGTGCGGCATGA
- a CDS encoding exonuclease domain-containing protein, giving the protein MTWHFGRWSAFDLETTGVDVENDRIVTGAVLSRGGGIEAEAGEWLADPGVEIPAEATEVHKITTEHARAKGDPARDVVREIAAELAGQVLLAGSAIVGHNVSYDLTLLDRECRRYELPTLHDRLDGTPLHVIDTRVLDQHADQFRKRPSEQQGARQLVTLAQVYGVPWDDEAAHGCSFDALAAAQIARSIAEIAHTRWRDLPERIQAIRRPRFYAFRDLSLAELHAAQIEWAAEQAAGLEKHFRKTDPNAVVDRAWPLRPWVEPSTEGAPA; this is encoded by the coding sequence ATGACGTGGCACTTCGGCCGATGGTCCGCGTTCGATCTGGAGACGACGGGCGTCGACGTCGAGAACGACCGGATCGTGACCGGCGCTGTGCTCTCGCGCGGCGGCGGCATCGAGGCCGAGGCCGGCGAATGGCTCGCCGACCCCGGTGTCGAGATCCCCGCCGAGGCGACCGAGGTACACAAGATCACGACCGAGCATGCGCGAGCGAAGGGTGACCCGGCGCGCGACGTCGTACGCGAGATCGCCGCGGAACTCGCCGGGCAGGTGCTGCTCGCCGGCTCGGCGATCGTCGGGCACAACGTGTCGTACGACTTGACGCTGCTCGACCGCGAGTGCCGCCGGTACGAACTGCCGACCCTGCACGACCGGCTCGACGGCACCCCGCTGCACGTGATCGACACTCGCGTGCTCGACCAGCACGCCGACCAGTTCCGCAAGCGCCCGAGCGAGCAGCAAGGGGCGCGGCAGCTCGTCACGCTCGCGCAGGTCTACGGCGTGCCGTGGGACGACGAGGCGGCGCACGGCTGCTCGTTCGACGCACTCGCCGCCGCACAGATCGCCCGCTCGATCGCGGAGATCGCACACACGCGGTGGCGTGACTTGCCCGAGCGGATCCAAGCGATCCGGCGGCCGCGGTTCTACGCGTTCCGCGATCTCTCGCTCGCCGAGCTGCACGCCGCACAGATCGAGTGGGCGGCCGAGCAGGCGGCCGGGCTCGAAAAGCACTTCCGGAAGACAGACCCGAACGCGGTCGTCGACCGCGCGTGGCCGCTGCGCCCGTGGGTCGAGCCGAGCACCGAAGGGGCACCCGCATGA
- a CDS encoding helix-turn-helix transcriptional regulator: MTWAPGGSSLDIRKLADAVGVSKSKIGALLSGERPSVTEDVADRICEVLDVRRDALFYDPLPTPMGVGGHPKEGARSEHERAFAADEVRGPHELGEHAEPVGPYRRRP; encoded by the coding sequence ATGACATGGGCGCCGGGCGGCAGCTCACTGGATATCCGGAAGCTCGCCGACGCCGTCGGCGTCTCGAAGAGCAAGATCGGCGCGCTGCTGTCCGGTGAACGACCTTCGGTCACGGAGGACGTTGCCGACCGCATATGCGAGGTGCTCGACGTACGCCGAGACGCTCTTTTTTACGACCCACTGCCCACGCCCATGGGCGTGGGCGGTCATCCGAAGGAAGGGGCTCGAAGTGAACACGAGCGAGCGTTCGCAGCAGATGAGGTTCGCGGCCCACATGAGTTGGGCGAACACGCCGAACCGGTCGGCCCGTACCGCCGCCGCCCGTAG
- a CDS encoding crossover junction endodeoxyribonuclease RuvC: protein MTHSIPGLIAVGDEPLLADRRTGSPDEFRVFGLDLSITSTGVCRPDGSTFRIRTRQKDGPRRLLHIRGALIAEIAEHRPHLAVIEDLPTRMHPRSLKPIAALHGVVQALLLDADVPWAYVAPATLKKYAADNGAASKRDMTAAAFLADGAQFENDEGADQADAWWLRAAGYDWCGLPRFSMPQAQRDALGKADWPDAYVQRYVMGAAA from the coding sequence ATGACGCACTCGATCCCCGGACTGATCGCCGTGGGCGACGAGCCGCTGCTCGCCGACCGCCGCACCGGCAGCCCCGACGAGTTCCGCGTGTTCGGGCTCGACCTCTCAATCACCTCGACCGGCGTGTGCAGGCCCGACGGCTCGACGTTCCGGATCCGGACCCGGCAGAAGGACGGACCGCGCCGGCTGCTGCACATCCGGGGGGCCCTGATCGCCGAGATCGCCGAGCACCGGCCGCACCTCGCCGTGATTGAGGATCTGCCGACCCGCATGCACCCGAGGTCGCTCAAGCCGATCGCCGCCCTGCACGGCGTCGTGCAAGCGCTGCTGCTCGACGCCGACGTGCCGTGGGCGTACGTGGCCCCGGCGACGTTGAAGAAGTACGCCGCCGACAACGGCGCCGCCTCGAAACGGGACATGACCGCGGCCGCGTTCCTCGCCGACGGCGCGCAGTTCGAGAACGACGAGGGCGCCGACCAGGCCGACGCATGGTGGCTGCGCGCGGCCGGCTACGACTGGTGCGGGCTGCCGCGGTTCTCGATGCCGCAGGCGCAGCGCGACGCCCTCGGCAAGGCGGATTGGCCCGACGCGTACGTGCAGCGCTACGTGATGGGGGCGGCCGCATGA
- a CDS encoding tyrosine-type recombinase/integrase: MTQLTLTRARVDELLADESVPVAHRALWALLWEGEVRLGDALSLDVRDVEFGAGTARVEYPKRGSGPVSVPLGDRAAGLLRQVIGERADGPALQVAEQPISRISAARRAREVGAGSIHAFRSAGQAARRPAQGVTGV; encoded by the coding sequence ATGACTCAACTGACCTTGACCCGAGCGAGGGTCGACGAGCTGCTCGCCGACGAGTCTGTGCCTGTCGCGCATCGTGCACTGTGGGCGCTGCTGTGGGAGGGCGAGGTACGCCTCGGCGACGCCCTGTCGCTCGACGTGCGCGACGTCGAGTTCGGCGCCGGGACCGCCCGAGTCGAGTACCCGAAACGAGGCTCGGGCCCGGTGTCCGTGCCGCTCGGCGACCGTGCCGCCGGACTGCTGCGGCAGGTGATCGGCGAACGGGCGGACGGGCCGGCGCTGCAGGTTGCCGAGCAGCCGATCAGCCGTATCTCTGCCGCACGCCGCGCCCGCGAGGTCGGCGCGGGCAGCATCCACGCGTTCCGCAGCGCCGGGCAGGCAGCTCGCCGCCCCGCGCAGGGGGTGACCGGTGTCTAA